The following are encoded in a window of Candidatus Dormiibacterota bacterium genomic DNA:
- a CDS encoding alpha/beta hydrolase, with translation MIATAADGTRLHYIVEGSGPPLVLVGGRTSTIDGAWWRYVPALKPRFKVIALDNRGTGASDKPDTPYSTGLMAEDALTVLRDAGETSAHWFGLSMGGMILQQLAIAHPDAVRSLILGATHCGGERPPVADAPAVEGPLRRYANLYDARFIAEHPDWVQQDAAHFGKMPLHAIVRQDQAVKRHDLCDRLSAIRQPVLIIQGRQDRMVPLARAEELQRGLPNARLQVLDPGGHQVHSEQFSTVLRLVEDFVEEVERQRA, from the coding sequence ATGATCGCTACCGCCGCCGACGGGACGCGCCTGCACTACATCGTTGAGGGAAGTGGTCCGCCGCTGGTGCTGGTCGGCGGACGGACCTCGACCATCGATGGGGCCTGGTGGCGCTACGTCCCGGCGCTGAAGCCGCGCTTCAAAGTGATCGCGCTCGACAATCGCGGCACCGGGGCTTCCGACAAACCGGACACGCCGTACAGCACCGGATTGATGGCAGAGGACGCGCTAACGGTGCTGCGCGATGCCGGCGAAACGTCGGCGCATTGGTTTGGGCTGTCGATGGGCGGGATGATTTTGCAGCAGCTCGCCATCGCGCATCCCGACGCCGTGCGCAGCCTGATCCTGGGTGCGACCCATTGCGGCGGCGAGCGCCCGCCGGTCGCCGACGCGCCGGCGGTCGAGGGTCCGCTGCGCCGCTATGCCAATCTCTACGACGCGCGCTTCATCGCCGAACATCCAGACTGGGTCCAGCAAGACGCCGCGCATTTCGGCAAGATGCCGCTGCACGCCATCGTTCGCCAGGACCAGGCGGTCAAGCGACACGACCTCTGCGACCGGCTGAGTGCAATCCGCCAACCGGTATTGATCATCCAGGGGCGGCAGGACCGAATGGTGCCGCTCGCCCGCGCCGAAGAGCTGCAGCGGGGACTGCCGAACGCCCGACTCCAGGTACTGGACCCGGGCGGCCACCAGGTTCACTCGGAGCAATTCTCGACAGTGCTGCGCCTCGTGGAGGACTTCGTCGAGGAGGTCGAGCGGCAGCGAGCTTAG
- a CDS encoding sulfite exporter TauE/SafE family protein: MSGRVARLILIGVATGLASGLLGVGGGFVMVPALVMLGTPQREANGTSLAVILPVAIVGASILGHGHQVDLEVGIALAIGAVGGAVVGARLTRRLSDLVLRRAFGIMALAVGIIMIADAALRAVGGSVNLTAGFHPTGISLWVMALVVGAVAGVLSGLLGIGGGAVMVPAMTLLIGLSQHVAQGTSLLVIIPTAISGSITHFRMGNIRLQTAGWLSVGGVLGAVAGALLALASPDQLLRFLFGAYLAFTGVRMLQAPKTKVTQPTMASR, from the coding sequence GTGAGCGGTCGGGTTGCGCGCCTCATCCTCATCGGGGTGGCCACCGGTTTGGCCAGCGGCCTGCTGGGTGTCGGCGGCGGCTTCGTGATGGTGCCGGCCCTGGTCATGCTGGGCACGCCGCAGCGCGAAGCCAATGGCACGTCGCTGGCCGTCATCTTGCCGGTGGCGATCGTCGGCGCCAGCATCCTCGGACACGGCCACCAGGTCGACCTCGAGGTGGGCATCGCGCTCGCCATCGGGGCTGTGGGCGGTGCGGTGGTCGGCGCCCGCCTCACCCGTCGCTTGTCCGACCTGGTCCTGCGCCGGGCCTTCGGCATCATGGCCCTCGCCGTCGGCATCATCATGATCGCCGACGCAGCGCTCCGCGCGGTGGGCGGCAGCGTCAACCTCACCGCGGGTTTCCATCCAACCGGGATCTCGCTCTGGGTCATGGCCCTCGTCGTCGGCGCCGTCGCCGGCGTGCTGAGCGGCCTGCTCGGCATCGGAGGCGGGGCCGTGATGGTGCCGGCGATGACGTTGCTCATCGGGCTGAGCCAGCACGTGGCGCAGGGAACGTCGCTGCTCGTGATCATCCCGACGGCGATCTCGGGTTCGATCACGCACTTTCGGATGGGCAACATCCGGCTCCAAACCGCCGGCTGGCTGTCGGTCGGCGGCGTGCTCGGCGCTGTGGCCGGCGCCCTGCTGGCGCTGGCCAGCCCGGACCAACTCCTGCGCTTTCTGTTTGGCGCCTATCTCGCCTTCACGGGGGTTCGCATGCTGCAGGCGCCGAAGACGAAAGTCACGCAGCCTACAATGGCGAGTCGATGA
- a CDS encoding class I fructose-bisphosphate aldolase, which produces MATATATSLSKLESILGNDAQDLLEHECKTIPKSQLHLPGPEFITRIFSTSDRPTRVLRSLESLFDHGRLAGTGYLSILPVDQGIEHSAGASFAANPAYFDGEKIVELAIEGGCNAVASTFGVLGSVARKYAHKIPFICKINHNELLTYPNKYDQIRFGTVKEAWELGAVALGATIYFGSPESDRQIQEISAAFHEAHELGMATVLWCYVRNPAFIKDGVNYEVAADLTGQANHMGVTIEADIIKQKLPETNRGFEVLKFGKTAKAVYDKLTTDHPIDLTRYQVANCYMGRSGLINSGGASSGESDLKEAVKTAVINKRAGGTGLITGRKAFMRPMSEGIQLLNAVQDVYLMDEVTVA; this is translated from the coding sequence ATGGCCACTGCCACCGCGACGTCGCTCAGCAAGCTCGAGTCGATCCTCGGAAATGACGCCCAGGACTTGCTCGAGCACGAGTGCAAGACGATCCCGAAGTCGCAGCTCCACCTCCCTGGGCCGGAGTTCATCACGCGGATCTTCTCGACCAGCGATCGTCCGACGCGCGTGCTGCGCAGCCTGGAGTCGCTCTTCGACCACGGCCGTCTGGCGGGCACGGGCTATCTCTCGATCCTGCCGGTCGACCAGGGCATCGAGCACTCGGCCGGGGCGTCCTTCGCCGCGAACCCCGCGTACTTCGACGGCGAGAAGATCGTCGAGCTGGCGATCGAGGGCGGCTGCAACGCGGTGGCGTCGACGTTCGGCGTCCTCGGTTCGGTCGCGCGCAAGTACGCGCACAAGATCCCCTTCATCTGCAAGATCAATCACAACGAGCTGCTCACGTACCCCAATAAGTACGATCAGATTCGCTTCGGGACCGTGAAAGAGGCCTGGGAGCTCGGGGCGGTCGCGCTCGGTGCCACGATCTACTTCGGATCACCGGAGTCGGACCGGCAGATCCAGGAGATCTCCGCCGCCTTCCACGAGGCGCACGAGTTGGGGATGGCGACCGTGCTCTGGTGCTATGTGCGCAATCCCGCGTTCATCAAGGACGGGGTCAATTACGAAGTGGCGGCCGATCTCACCGGACAGGCGAACCACATGGGGGTCACCATCGAGGCCGACATCATCAAGCAGAAGCTGCCCGAGACGAATCGGGGTTTCGAGGTCCTGAAGTTCGGCAAGACGGCCAAGGCCGTCTACGACAAGCTCACGACGGATCATCCGATCGACCTGACGCGCTACCAGGTCGCGAACTGCTACATGGGCCGCAGTGGCCTCATCAATTCGGGTGGCGCCTCGTCAGGGGAGAGCGATCTGAAGGAAGCGGTCAAGACGGCCGTGATCAACAAGCGTGCGGGCGGCACCGGCCTCATTACGGGGCGCAAGGCTTTCATGCGGCCGATGAGCGAAGGCATTCAGCTGCTGAATGCCGTGCAAGACGTCTACCTGATGGACGAGGTCACGGTCGCCTAA
- a CDS encoding helix-turn-helix domain-containing protein — MIEVHGEPYLSAAEACELLGVKPATLYAYVSRGVLQSYRQGIKRARLYRRADLQRVLHLRPSRGHRALPHSADWMGDP, encoded by the coding sequence GTGATCGAGGTCCACGGGGAGCCCTACTTGAGCGCGGCCGAGGCGTGCGAACTGCTGGGCGTCAAGCCAGCGACGCTCTACGCCTATGTCAGCCGGGGCGTCCTACAGAGTTACCGCCAGGGCATTAAGCGTGCGCGCCTCTACCGGAGGGCCGACCTGCAGCGGGTCCTGCACCTGCGCCCGAGCCGGGGCCACCGAGCCCTCCCCCATTCGGCCGACTGGATGGGCGACCCTTAG
- a CDS encoding 2-isopropylmalate synthase — translation MLDRAEPNLLRDDFPYSRIPPIRFEANGVPQAMPADIWMTDTTFRDGQQARAPYTVEQITHLYDLVHQLGGPVIRQTEFFAYTPVDREAIAACQQLPGPEVTTWMRASLDDLKAVKATGVKETGILLSASDYHIYLKMNRTRRQAAEDYARVVASVIDAGLRPRCHLEDLTRADLEGFVAPLVASLQELGRRAGVPVKFRLCDTMGFGLPWPEASLPRGVPRLVQFFTGTLGVAPEHLEWHGHNDFHRGEVNTVAAWLYGCAAANGSMFGFGERTGNPPLEALVIDHIGLRGETPGVDPTAITRAAAYFRDHLLTPLPANYPFAGAGFNVTSAGIHADGLLKNEEIYNIFDTARILDRPLGITVNDRSGLAGIAYWINTTLGLKGAALVRKEDPRVVAIHREVERQFQSGRSTGFSPDEMQALAKLHFGNALATRTRS, via the coding sequence GTGCTGGATCGCGCCGAGCCCAATCTGCTGCGCGATGACTTTCCCTACAGCCGCATTCCGCCGATCCGCTTCGAGGCGAATGGCGTCCCGCAGGCGATGCCGGCTGACATCTGGATGACGGATACGACCTTTCGCGACGGCCAGCAGGCGCGCGCTCCGTACACCGTCGAGCAGATCACCCACCTCTACGACCTGGTGCACCAGCTGGGTGGGCCGGTGATCCGTCAGACCGAGTTCTTCGCCTACACGCCCGTCGACCGGGAAGCAATCGCGGCCTGCCAGCAGCTGCCGGGCCCGGAGGTCACCACCTGGATGCGCGCGTCGCTCGACGATCTCAAGGCCGTCAAGGCAACCGGCGTCAAGGAAACCGGCATCCTGCTGTCCGCCTCCGACTACCACATCTACCTGAAGATGAACCGCACGCGCCGGCAGGCGGCCGAGGACTACGCGCGGGTTGTGGCGTCCGTGATCGATGCCGGCCTCCGTCCGCGATGCCATCTCGAGGACCTGACTCGCGCCGACCTGGAGGGCTTCGTGGCGCCGCTGGTCGCCTCGCTGCAGGAGCTGGGCCGGCGGGCCGGGGTGCCGGTCAAATTCCGGCTTTGCGACACGATGGGGTTCGGGCTTCCCTGGCCGGAAGCGTCCCTGCCGCGAGGTGTGCCCCGGCTGGTGCAGTTCTTCACGGGCACGCTCGGCGTCGCGCCCGAGCATCTGGAATGGCATGGCCACAACGACTTCCATCGAGGCGAAGTCAACACCGTGGCCGCCTGGCTCTATGGCTGCGCGGCGGCAAATGGTTCGATGTTCGGCTTCGGCGAGCGGACCGGCAACCCGCCGCTCGAGGCGCTGGTCATCGATCACATCGGATTGCGCGGGGAGACGCCCGGGGTCGATCCCACGGCGATTACCCGGGCGGCGGCCTATTTCCGCGATCATCTCTTAACGCCGCTGCCGGCGAACTATCCGTTCGCGGGGGCCGGCTTCAACGTCACCAGCGCCGGCATCCATGCCGACGGCCTGCTGAAGAACGAGGAGATCTACAACATCTTCGACACGGCGCGCATCCTCGACCGGCCCCTCGGGATCACCGTCAACGACCGTTCGGGGCTGGCCGGGATCGCCTATTGGATCAACACCACGCTGGGGCTGAAGGGCGCCGCCCTGGTGCGCAAGGAGGACCCCCGGGTGGTCGCCATCCACCGCGAGGTGGAGCGGCAATTCCAGTCCGGCCGGAGCACCGGCTTCTCGCCCGATGAGATGCAGGCCCTCGCCAAGTTGCATTTCGGCAACGCCCTGGCAACGAGGACGCGCAGCTAA
- a CDS encoding DUF3352 domain-containing protein, with protein sequence MSTEGDLTPAPQPDPGQGIPPAVPVAPAAAPQSWLLRHRRLLIPAAAVLALGAVSAAAVLLLVKPNAAVEKMVPATADVIAVANLDPSVPQKVNLLRAVHSFPDYKTDKAIADKLDQVLKDSGMSFSGDIQPWLGSEIGLSLRLNLKSTADGSTADSHAAFYAVSRDDTKARAMLAKLRASTWAKNYRWKDETYNGITISVGTPTDTSGRTAAYSIVDHVVVFATSSALMHEIIDTDEGRAPRLVDSSDYKATLAGLPSDHLALVYVNGKSIVGNVKKDMATTPALGLALKNVNDLDALQGIGATLSANGDGLLTDVLVKFDQSKLSPATREALAHPERADTLVSWIPKASDAFLSITSLNRTIQTVLDQSGNTASVKAGTDAVGLTGPAGVLPHLTGDAGLEVSVGQNGLPAGAILLGTDDARTMNAFFARLLALAEGAAGSSFGSPSGVAVTPPASSLSRTTYRGVVITSWASPLLGQLGAGETFIPSYAVLDGMGILASTPAEVKAIIDAHKGAATIASDPTYKTSSAASLAKPAAIVYVDVARLLNAIRQSPLGSQTGLSSSSTLGANADPFKAVIITAASQADRATERFFVIVR encoded by the coding sequence ATGAGCACCGAAGGCGACCTGACCCCAGCCCCCCAGCCCGATCCCGGCCAGGGTATCCCGCCGGCCGTGCCGGTCGCGCCTGCGGCAGCGCCTCAGTCCTGGTTGCTCCGCCATCGACGGCTGCTGATTCCCGCCGCGGCGGTCCTCGCCCTCGGCGCCGTCAGCGCGGCAGCCGTGTTGCTGCTCGTCAAACCGAACGCTGCCGTCGAGAAGATGGTGCCCGCGACCGCGGACGTGATCGCGGTGGCGAACCTCGATCCCTCCGTGCCGCAGAAGGTCAACCTCCTGCGGGCCGTGCATAGCTTCCCTGATTACAAGACCGACAAGGCCATCGCCGACAAGCTCGATCAGGTCCTCAAGGATTCGGGGATGTCGTTCAGCGGTGATATCCAGCCCTGGCTCGGTTCCGAGATTGGTCTCAGCCTCAGGCTGAACCTGAAGAGCACTGCGGACGGTAGCACGGCGGACAGCCATGCCGCCTTCTATGCGGTGTCCCGTGACGACACCAAGGCGCGCGCCATGCTGGCGAAACTGCGTGCGAGCACGTGGGCCAAAAATTATCGGTGGAAGGATGAGACGTACAACGGCATCACGATCTCCGTCGGGACGCCGACGGACACATCGGGGAGGACCGCGGCGTACAGCATTGTCGATCACGTCGTGGTCTTCGCCACCTCGAGCGCATTGATGCACGAGATCATCGACACGGACGAGGGAAGGGCCCCACGCCTGGTGGACTCGAGTGATTACAAGGCAACCCTTGCCGGGTTGCCCTCCGACCACCTTGCTCTCGTGTACGTCAACGGCAAGTCGATCGTGGGCAACGTGAAGAAAGATATGGCCACCACACCCGCCCTCGGCCTCGCGCTCAAGAACGTGAACGACCTCGACGCGCTGCAGGGGATTGGGGCCACGCTCTCGGCGAATGGCGACGGCTTGCTCACCGATGTCCTGGTCAAGTTCGACCAATCGAAGCTCTCGCCGGCAACCCGCGAGGCGCTCGCGCACCCGGAGCGCGCCGACACCCTGGTCAGCTGGATTCCGAAGGCCAGCGACGCGTTTCTTTCCATCACCAGCCTGAACCGAACCATCCAGACGGTGCTCGACCAGTCGGGCAACACGGCGTCCGTGAAAGCCGGCACCGACGCGGTCGGCCTCACCGGCCCGGCCGGTGTCCTGCCCCATCTCACCGGCGACGCGGGGCTGGAGGTCAGCGTCGGCCAAAACGGTCTGCCCGCGGGCGCGATCCTTTTGGGAACCGATGACGCGCGCACGATGAACGCCTTCTTCGCCAGGCTGCTGGCGCTGGCGGAGGGGGCAGCGGGCTCGAGCTTCGGCTCTCCGTCCGGTGTCGCCGTAACGCCGCCGGCCAGCTCTCTGAGCAGGACCACCTACCGCGGCGTCGTGATCACCTCCTGGGCGTCCCCCTTGCTCGGTCAGCTCGGGGCCGGCGAAACCTTCATCCCCTCGTATGCCGTGCTCGACGGGATGGGCATCCTCGCGTCAACGCCGGCCGAAGTCAAAGCGATCATCGATGCACACAAGGGTGCGGCGACCATCGCGTCCGATCCGACCTACAAGACGTCCAGCGCGGCGTCGCTGGCCAAGCCCGCGGCCATCGTGTACGTGGACGTCGCCAGGCTGTTGAACGCGATCCGTCAATCCCCACTCGGATCCCAGACGGGCCTGAGCTCCAGCAGCACGCTGGGCGCAAACGCGGACCCGTTCAAGGCCGTGATCATCACGGCGGCCAGCCAGGCGGACAGGGCGACCGAACGCTTCTTTGTGATCGTCCGTTAG
- a CDS encoding helix-turn-helix domain-containing protein: protein MSVSSRTASESPLTERQWVRRGELLEAARRIFERDGYHGTTVSAVVQAAGLSQGAFYLYFVDKKGVFGALQNEMATLLRRRIYWATRDETDARKRLVAGLEAFFDFYQEYAAWNRRLTIEGLGIDESFEARQTELHQTLAAAFVPTLSELGVRETAVAAFALLGLAAQLAYWQHFQRIKEPSMSAAALAQACASLFLNGAASIPSSLSQEGGTHA from the coding sequence GTGTCAGTCAGTAGCCGAACCGCCAGCGAATCGCCGCTGACCGAGCGGCAGTGGGTGCGCCGTGGCGAGCTCCTGGAAGCCGCCCGCCGGATCTTCGAACGTGACGGCTACCACGGCACGACCGTTAGTGCGGTTGTGCAGGCAGCCGGCCTTTCCCAGGGTGCGTTCTACCTGTATTTCGTCGACAAGAAGGGTGTCTTCGGGGCACTGCAGAACGAGATGGCGACGCTGCTGCGCCGCCGGATCTACTGGGCCACCCGTGATGAGACCGACGCCCGCAAACGGCTCGTGGCCGGGCTCGAGGCATTTTTCGACTTCTATCAGGAGTACGCTGCGTGGAACCGCCGGCTGACGATCGAGGGGCTGGGCATCGACGAGAGTTTCGAGGCTCGGCAGACCGAGTTGCATCAGACCCTTGCCGCCGCCTTTGTGCCGACCCTTAGTGAGCTCGGTGTACGGGAGACCGCGGTGGCCGCCTTCGCGCTCCTCGGTCTGGCGGCGCAGCTCGCCTACTGGCAGCACTTTCAGCGCATCAAAGAGCCATCCATGAGCGCCGCCGCGCTCGCCCAGGCGTGCGCCAGCCTGTTCCTCAATGGCGCGGCATCGATCCCAAGCTCGCTATCACAAGAAGGAGGCACACATGCCTGA
- a CDS encoding SCP2 sterol-binding domain-containing protein produces MPEAKEVFTEIQNRIKSHPEKSAGLNATYQFDLSGESWTLQIANGAPTLTQGPAQSPNTTLIATTDDWMSIATGKLNPVTAFMQQKLKVKGDMGLAMKLQGLLQ; encoded by the coding sequence ATGCCTGAAGCCAAGGAAGTTTTCACCGAGATCCAGAATCGCATCAAGTCGCATCCGGAGAAGTCGGCGGGCCTGAATGCGACCTACCAGTTCGACCTGAGCGGCGAATCGTGGACGCTGCAGATCGCCAACGGCGCGCCCACGCTCACGCAAGGGCCGGCGCAGAGCCCCAACACGACGCTGATCGCCACCACGGATGATTGGATGAGCATCGCCACCGGCAAATTGAACCCCGTGACGGCGTTCATGCAGCAGAAGCTCAAGGTCAAGGGCGACATGGGGCTGGCGATGAAACTGCAGGGGCTGTTGCAGTAG
- a CDS encoding MaoC family dehydratase N-terminal domain-containing protein, whose product MTDARWVGRSYETAPYQVTEQSIRDYMAAVGDVREDGELIAPPTYAMVYGFDAYWQLWSDQEVALDVAHLVHGEQRFSFQRPVRPGDRIRTTGRLTAIHTRGDMDLVTFELKAIDEQGQPVSDGTALFIIRKP is encoded by the coding sequence GTGACGGACGCGCGATGGGTCGGCCGGAGCTACGAGACGGCGCCCTATCAAGTCACCGAGCAGTCGATCCGGGATTACATGGCGGCCGTGGGCGACGTGCGGGAGGACGGCGAGTTGATCGCGCCACCGACTTATGCCATGGTCTACGGCTTCGACGCCTACTGGCAGCTCTGGAGCGACCAGGAGGTGGCCCTGGACGTCGCGCACCTGGTGCACGGTGAACAGCGCTTTAGTTTCCAAAGGCCGGTCCGTCCGGGCGATCGCATCCGCACCACGGGGCGCCTGACCGCGATTCACACGCGCGGCGACATGGACCTGGTCACGTTCGAACTCAAAGCGATCGATGAACAGGGTCAGCCGGTCTCAGATGGCACGGCCCTCTTCATCATTCGCAAGCCATGA
- a CDS encoding MaoC/PaaZ C-terminal domain-containing protein — translation MSALDFENVSAGHTVPSLTKHVTVEQIRRYAEASGDRNPIHLDDGFARSAGLPGVIAHGMLTMAFANQMVTDWLGDRSLLKRLQGRFAGMVLPGDDVTVSGSVASKDEATRRVLINLVVTNQRGEKVFNKGVAEAEFPPQRSTTHAA, via the coding sequence ATGAGTGCCTTGGATTTCGAAAACGTCAGCGCCGGGCACACGGTGCCCTCCTTGACCAAGCACGTGACGGTCGAACAGATCCGTCGGTACGCGGAGGCCTCTGGCGACCGCAACCCGATCCACCTGGACGACGGCTTCGCGCGCTCCGCCGGACTGCCCGGCGTGATCGCCCACGGGATGCTCACGATGGCCTTCGCCAACCAGATGGTGACCGACTGGCTGGGCGATCGTTCGTTACTGAAGCGCCTGCAGGGGCGTTTCGCCGGGATGGTTCTTCCCGGTGACGACGTGACCGTCTCGGGAAGCGTCGCGTCGAAAGACGAGGCGACACGACGCGTGCTGATTAACCTGGTCGTGACCAATCAACGCGGAGAGAAAGTCTTCAACAAAGGTGTGGCTGAGGCCGAGTTCCCGCCACAAAGGAGCACAACCCATGCCGCTTGA
- a CDS encoding acyl-CoA dehydrogenase family protein, translating to MPLDFTLTPEQEDIKALAHEFAEKEIRPVAPHYDETEEFPWPVLKKAHEVGLTPVAVMPEAYGGGGLDMIANMLIAEELHWGCAGIAVAITGTGLAATAILAMGSEGQKQKWIREFCSAKSPVVGAMGLTEPGTGSDAMAITTTAKKVDGGYLINGTKQFITNGGIADLHVIFANTDPSIGAAGIAAFVVEKGNKGLSMGRKEKKLGVRASHTAQVILQDCFVPAENRLGGEPGDPDAGPGALGALQMLEYSRPAVAAGSLGIARAAYEYALDYAQQRVAFGKPIIKHEGIGFKLAEMAINIDAARLLTWRAGWMAQNNMLFTRAEGSMAKAFAADMAMQVTVDAVQVLGGNGYIREYPVEKWMRDAKIYQIWEGTSEIQRLVISRAISGERRPLTREQPKPLIRKAS from the coding sequence ATGCCGCTTGACTTCACGCTGACCCCCGAGCAAGAAGACATCAAGGCGCTCGCCCACGAATTCGCCGAGAAGGAGATCCGGCCGGTGGCGCCGCACTACGACGAGACCGAGGAGTTCCCCTGGCCGGTGTTGAAGAAGGCCCACGAAGTGGGGCTGACACCGGTCGCGGTGATGCCGGAAGCCTACGGTGGGGGCGGCCTCGACATGATTGCCAACATGCTGATCGCCGAAGAGCTCCACTGGGGCTGCGCCGGCATCGCGGTGGCCATCACCGGCACGGGACTGGCCGCGACCGCCATCCTGGCGATGGGCAGCGAGGGGCAGAAGCAAAAATGGATCCGCGAGTTTTGCAGTGCCAAAAGCCCGGTCGTGGGTGCCATGGGACTCACGGAGCCCGGCACCGGTAGTGATGCCATGGCGATCACGACCACGGCGAAGAAGGTCGACGGCGGCTACCTGATCAACGGCACCAAGCAGTTCATCACCAACGGCGGGATCGCCGACCTGCACGTGATCTTCGCCAATACGGACCCGAGCATCGGCGCAGCGGGCATCGCGGCCTTCGTCGTCGAAAAGGGCAATAAGGGCCTCAGCATGGGCCGGAAAGAAAAGAAGCTCGGCGTGCGCGCTTCGCACACGGCGCAGGTGATCCTGCAGGACTGCTTTGTCCCAGCCGAGAATCGCCTTGGCGGCGAGCCCGGTGATCCCGATGCCGGCCCCGGCGCACTGGGCGCCTTGCAGATGCTCGAGTACTCGCGGCCGGCGGTCGCTGCCGGCTCCCTCGGCATCGCCCGGGCCGCCTATGAATACGCACTCGACTACGCGCAGCAGCGCGTTGCCTTCGGCAAGCCGATCATCAAGCACGAGGGCATCGGCTTCAAGCTGGCCGAGATGGCGATCAACATCGACGCCGCGCGCCTGCTCACCTGGCGGGCGGGCTGGATGGCGCAGAACAACATGCTCTTCACGCGCGCCGAGGGCAGCATGGCGAAGGCTTTCGCCGCCGATATGGCGATGCAGGTCACTGTGGACGCGGTCCAGGTCCTCGGCGGAAACGGCTACATCCGCGAGTATCCCGTCGAGAAGTGGATGCGCGATGCCAAGATCTACCAGATCTGGGAAGGGACCTCCGAGATCCAGCGGCTGGTCATCTCTCGAGCGATTTCGGGCGAGCGCCGCCCGCTGACACGCGAACAACCGAAGCCACTGATCCGGAAGGCGAGCTAA
- a CDS encoding SDR family NAD(P)-dependent oxidoreductase: MIDLKGKVALVTGGSRGLGRADCLALARAGADVVVTDILIESDPELEKTAEASQSVLSQAMASQKAVYSEKTSSEIREMGRRSVALKMDVTNREQVKTVVDQVVKEFGSLDILVNNAGTLDHMGTVDNQVDALWDRDLKVNLTGAFNVSKAVWPHMKQRNWGRIIMMSSIAGALGGFGQASYSTTKAGLVGLARTLALEGARYAITVNAIVPGIIATEAFKMGRPDMNERMIKRVALRRPGEPEDIANAIAFLCSPVAGYITGVALPVTGGLDLFTF; the protein is encoded by the coding sequence ATGATCGATCTCAAGGGGAAAGTCGCCCTCGTGACCGGCGGGTCACGCGGTCTGGGCCGGGCCGACTGCCTGGCGCTGGCCCGCGCCGGCGCCGACGTGGTGGTCACGGACATCCTGATCGAAAGCGATCCGGAGCTGGAGAAGACGGCGGAAGCCTCGCAGAGCGTGCTCTCGCAGGCGATGGCTTCCCAGAAGGCCGTCTATTCGGAGAAGACGTCCAGCGAGATTCGCGAGATGGGGCGGCGCTCGGTCGCCCTGAAGATGGACGTCACGAATCGAGAACAAGTAAAGACCGTCGTCGACCAGGTGGTCAAAGAGTTCGGCAGCCTGGATATTCTCGTGAACAACGCCGGCACACTCGACCACATGGGGACCGTCGACAACCAGGTCGACGCGCTCTGGGACCGCGACCTGAAAGTCAACCTGACCGGCGCATTCAATGTCTCGAAGGCTGTCTGGCCCCACATGAAGCAGCGGAACTGGGGGCGGATCATCATGATGTCCTCGATCGCCGGCGCGCTGGGAGGCTTTGGCCAGGCGAGCTATTCGACGACCAAGGCCGGCCTGGTCGGCCTGGCAAGAACGCTCGCGCTGGAAGGCGCCCGCTACGCCATCACGGTCAATGCCATCGTGCCCGGCATCATCGCCACGGAAGCGTTCAAGATGGGCCGCCCCGACATGAACGAGCGCATGATCAAGCGCGTGGCCCTGCGCCGCCCGGGCGAGCCGGAGGACATCGCCAACGCGATCGCGTTCCTGTGCTCACCGGTCGCCGGGTACATCACCGGCGTGGCTTTGCCCGTAACGGGCGGCCTGGACCTGTTCACGTTTTGA